The window CATCAGGCCCTAAAAATAGTTATATAAAAAAACTCAAGTGACAAACAGAACATAAACAGATCCTGCTGTCATTATGGTACAATTCGATTAATGGCATTAGTTAACGTGCCGCTCAGACATGGTTTTGACTTTTCTGATGGTCCCTTTTTCAGTTCTGTAGATCAGCGGTTCCTAACCCCAGTCCTGGAATACCCCCATTACTACACATTTTAGATGTCTCTCtattcaaacacacctgatttaacTAATAATTTAGTTAGTAAAGACTCCAAGACCTCAAATGTCTGATAAGAGAGAcattcaaaatgtgcagtgttgggggtactccaggaccagggttgtCAAACCACTGCTCTAGATCGGCTGAGGGTCATTGTTGTCTGGTCTGACCCAATTTCAGATCAGATTTAGCCGTCAGAATACACTGGTCAGAAGAAAAATCCATAAACCAGTAACAAATCGTGATTATAACCCCTTCATCAGCATGCTTGAGGAGACGATTATGGTGACAACATTTGGTCCATACTTTCCAGACCTACCATTTTTGCCTGATTTCCTTTCCATGGCATTATATTTGTTTGATCTTTAACAGAGGTCTGTAGAGCAACTTATGTAGCTTTTCTTCGAGCATTACATATTCTTACCTTAGTAAGTAAGCTTGCTGGAAAGATCTGCAATTGTATTGAATGTTCTTCACTTGTAAATACCTTTTCTCACAACACATCGTAAAATGTATTAGCAAACTGTAACTTTACCCAGACAGAATGAGCAGCACcaatcacatttgagctttgtgagttgttgatatttatttttttatagataATAAACCACTTCCCGATAATCATTTATCAAGTGTATTTGATTGCCAGCACCTGGCTACTAATTAACCTCTCAGCAAGCAAGGGTGTACCTATTTTTTAGTCATCTGGCTTGGTTAATTATTttgatttacaaatatattactATCATTGTATATAttactaaaataatatatacaatgataaataaactattatataaataatatactgtttgctatatatgatatatttcaaatataatttaacaTAAGAGCGCTTACCTCAGAGGTAGATTTGACATCAAACAGGTGTAGCTGCATGGCCTGCAGTTTCTGTCTCTCTGCTGTCAACTAACAGTAACATTCATAATCCATAAGCAAGCATCCATTTATCATCTAGTTCTTCTCCTCCTCCTGACCACCATGTTCTATTTTTTCACTCTGCATTTATGATGCATAATAAATGGGTACTGTGTTTCCCACATAAGCTGGTTAAATGAAGAACAAAAAGCGTTTACAGTATGTTGATCGTGTTTTTGAGTACTGGGGTTATATATACCTGATTCTCCATTAATTGCACTTTGTCTTTCTGCATCCTCAGCTGAGCTACACTTCTGTCCCCAGGAGCATGGTCAGTAGAAAGGTGTCTAGATTACGAAATACACATAAAGATATACAGATATGAggtattgtttattatttttgaaattATGTAGTTAATTATAATTGTTTTGTGTCTCACCTTAAGAAATGTCCATATTCTTTGAACACTTCCCTGCTCTTTGAGCATCCTGGCCACCTGCATTGTCCTTTAACACACAGATATCCGCCTGGAACACTATATGGATGCctagagataaaaaaaaaaaaaagaaaagaaaagaaagaaatgattaATTTAGCAAAAACTGGATTTTAATGGACATTAATggacattattatttattttttattttcttgtttgtgtatttgtttaCTCACTTCCCTGAATGCTCTGGGCTTCCAGGCTGAGGACTTGACGCAGAGGCATTGAGTCTGTTTTCAGATTGGCTGTTGTAAAGTGGGACCACGTCTGACAGGTCGCTGTCAGGTTCTGTCTTACACACAGTGTCCACAACCCATTCATGAACACCACATCCTGTGGGGCATTATGAAAAGTTTAGTTTCAgagataaattattttatattttccagtTTTGATAGAGACTACAGTACCAGTAACTTGTGGGAAAGGCTGGTTGCCTTTGCGTAGTACTGATGGTCTGTGCTGTCTAAAATGTTTGCTTGTATTTTCACTGGCTCTCTGgatgaagaaaacaaaaactcatcatGCATCTTTTTTAGACAACCCAATGTTACATGtttcagtttttaaaatgcattctaCTCAATTcctttttaaaggtgcagtacgtgatttctgagaaatgctcAAATTGGATCGGACTAAGCaccacaacacacttgtagccaatcagcagtagggggcgtatgcactcatgatgggggaggagagagagtaaagccccgggtatacctCACTTTACGCGTATGGCGCGCAATCGAGTCCGCGCATCTTTCAAGTATACTAACCACGGATGCACGCGAATCACAGAGTTCGAAACATGCGCAGTACAATTTATTCTATAATCAATCAGACATCGTGTCATCAACAGAATGGGCaggatcggagaagaaaaatagtgcatccaccaTTGCAACAGTTCAGAAGATACAACAAGAGAATAGGAATCAAAAACGATGGAGAAGGCATGCTTCTGAGTTTACTCGTCTTGTTTTGGAATCGCTCTTTACACACTCTTCTTCGACAACTGCACATTGTGCTCAGTACTGTGCATATTGCctcctagtggactcttctgtcctgcttgcgcatgcgctgttgTACGCGCACTGTCCGCGCTGTCTCGAAATTTGGGCTGCACGCGGACGGctgaagtatacccagggcttaagCAAGAGGGAGATAGATTAttgataccccttttccaccaaggcaatTTAGTCTTTGGTtcagagccagagcctagtttcaaatcagttctttgacTTTCGACACCCAAAGCACCAGCTctgaaccaggaaaagtggttcgtaagtaacACCAAAACTTTGCTGGTCTAAGAACCAgttgcgtcaggggctgggggtggggttaccgtgaccaacaagatgaacagaaacttgtgaccgccatttttgaaatagcagctaatcgagtTAATAGCAGCTCAATAGTAATTTCCGTCTCTACATTTGGGTGCCGATGTAGGTTCgtaaagccatgagcatcagtAGTATTGCAATGTCTGCCATTGTTAATGgcgtgtttgtgtttggcgctgccGCGCTAGCATTGGTAGGACAGATGAGGAAAGGAAAACCGGATCTTAGAAGGCTTGTCAGTCAAACCAGCTCTGAACCGGCAAAAGcgctagctctgaactagcgcTCGGTTCAtgctggtggaaaaggggtatgagagacattacaaaagagaagaGAGATCAAAGGAATATCCCTGGAAAAAGAAAGGTTATGATTAAGTTTCAGCTTTAGGACCTGCGTTgatgttagaaaagatttcaaACCCCGGAGAGACCTAAGCGGGAAGGCCTAAAATGGATGACGAGTTTGCATTGTTTCTGCTCCATATTGTTCATGAGTATGGAAAAAACATTGGTTtttcacagaaccaagatatgctgttgttgtaatgttagcTATAGTAACAGGACAGTTGAGTGTCACTGTTTGTCTGGAGCTGTCTTGTCTTGCTTGTAtgtactcttgtgtactgtatgttaattTGTTTGTTCTTCCTTATCATTTTTCATCatctttactttattttttgtgaatcaTTATTTTGCTTCACTTCAGCTATGATAAAGAAACGTGCATTTTGGTGGGCGAAGCGATGAAGGGTTGGTGGGGTGTGCGTTTGggtttcaaatatcaacagtgtttctcacaaatcacttactgcacctttaatcatTTAGTTTTTggccaaggtgttgctatggAAGTTAAACGTTTTATGATTGGACTGTACCTGCTGTTGTAGAATGGAATTTTGAATGTGAGATGAGCCAGCACCTCTGACATCACTCTCCATAGCAACAGATACCTTTGAAATCACAGTCGCAAAAAGATACAATTTAAAAGTTTatggaatacatttttaaatgtacacaGGCATTTTTAAAGTTTGTGTTATAGCACTTGTATACATTATTCAGTACTTGAGCTGTAAACTTCTACAGTTGCCTAACTATGTTTGAGGAGTGTTTTTTAGTGGAAGAACTTAAATTAACATGATCAGTATTTCTTTAatatcaaaatataaatatggcaGTTTCCGTTCTGTTACCTTGGTAGCCATGTGTTTTGCTGAGGTCAGAGGTGAACTGCTTCCTCCGGGTTTCATCTGTATGCTGGAAAATGTAGGACTGTCTTCCACTTGGTACTGATGTTGGTGACTGCTCCGGTTATCTTCACCTCTGTATATTCCAGGACCATTTTGATGCATTCCTATACAGAAATAAACAGGAAGACGTAAAAGAGCTTACAGTTAATTAACTTTACCTTACTACGACTGAGTACTGAGAGTGAAATGAATCAGCCTTCCAGCCCTCACTTAATTATGCAAAGTATTTCCTGTGTACATTCACCTTTTGCTTTGTTTCCAAATATAGTACTAAACACATTTGAATTCAAAACTGCTAAATGAAATGGAGGTCGTTTTTCCTTCTCTTGTTTCACATTGCTGAACACAAACCACAGTTTATGTTGACCAGAGACCAAGAGTTCAGGAAAAGCAGTGGTGGGCCCCCAcgtattttaaaggggtcatgacatgagaaatcaaagtTGCCTTGATCTTATGACATATAAGAAGTCTTTGTAGCATTAAAACAACCTGCAAGTTTCATAGCTTAAAATgtcctcctcattataaacaaagcatttactgtatttaataAAGCTCTAAAAACGGCTTGTTTGGGTATTGTGAGATTTGTGACGTCACTTGGGCAAATACATTTGCCTATGACTGCCTCCAGAGCAAAACATCGACGAATACACTGTTAAACATCAGtgtaattttaactgtaaagtattgtaaaaatgcaatgggaaatttttttttaataggttaacagtaagttTTCGTACTATGTacagggaaaaactgtaaaagatcTAACTGGACATTTCATGTAAAAAGTAAAACAGAACAAATCAaattataatttacagtgaaataatTTCTTTGCACATATGCAGAtttgggttttatgttacatctacattgtttaatgaatgtttattgcattatttaagtgtcatgtgttaccatgatggtgttttgtgtttgtgtgattttgtgaagctacttgtgatgaacttcttctttattctggcaaccacagctgccagcaTTTAGTTTTACCGTGTAGTTATACGTCATCACATcataggccccgcccactggcattCAGCTGCTTAACGGATGACATTTGCCTACACTGGATGTGAGCACTGCGTCACATCAAAAGCAATTAGAACCCACTGAACCCActataatcactgaagctgtctacactggatacgcATTTAAACCATGTGCGTCAAGTTTAAACAGCATATTTGTGTCTCTGTACAGACTTCAGAAGGATACCAGCATCAGAAACAAGTGGATGGTGGGTTTACTGTAATGGCGTCCGAGGAGTACATATTTGTTCagatcattttgttttgtaaatgacgCAATGGAGAGTTGGCAAATAAGCTTttgttgaaagatgaagcagccaactgtaggctattattattaaaccACAAGTAAATGGTTTCATAatgctttcaaaacacttacaaGCAATAGCAAGGGGGTGTTGATACTGTTTCCTATGCAgtgatgttagccaatcacaagAGTGGCCGTTTATACTGACAAGCCTTAACACAAGCTGCCCTTTAAAAACAGATCATTTCTGAAGCGGAGTCAGAATGAAggttgaaaataatcattttacTGCATATATATGCATAAACATGTCATTTTctaataatgtttatatttacactttattaatgtatttgacATTACATATTTTAGAATATGtctttacaaaaaataatttctgtaaaaAATTGAGTTGGCATTGTGAGTGTTACAATATAAACAATGTCatgcataattatttattttaaattgaaataacaataaaatgcaACTGCGTAAATTGCAACAGCACATTTAAGTAGCTCATTTAAGTAATTTGACCATTGTAGATAAATGAGTACTAAATgagtcatttttgcattttcttttttgctttCAACCTTCCCTTTTTTCATCCATAGCTCAAGGAAATGTGAAAGTGAGATGTGCTTGTTTTCTCACGGTATAAATACGATATATTCAGCcttaaatttgaattattttagtAGTTTAATGGAAGCCACCATCAAAATATTaccattataaattaaataagtgCAATCtcacacatttttcttttaGAGTCAATCAACATCACAATACTTTACttttatatgttcatttttcttACGAATACGTCATCAATTGGAATATATGGACATCttattgttcttattttttCTTATCTTAACTTTCCTCTGTAAAAAGTATTCCTCTATCCATCACAGAAACTCAGAACAATCACATCAGTTACTGTTAAGTACTTGCAAAAgtctaaaactattaaaagtgTTTGGTTATTGAATTTCAAAGGACTAACAATCCAACCTGGACCATTTATCTGATTCACCCTCACTGTATAGTACTTCTGTACGTGTTTAGATGTAATGCGACGCTAACTTCTGTTGGATGTTTAATTGTGTAAAAATATGGCATTACCAGTGTTCTGATTCTTAAAACCTTGGATGGCAAGAATCTTGCACATGTAACttctgagaaagaaagaaaaaatcttCATCTTTGGATTTTAGAGCACCATTGCCATTGCGGTTTTCTGAAGATGATGGTGTTGCTTCTCTGACATTTGACATTACCACATCAAGTGTATGATAAATGTCaaattttttcacctggggggTTTTTCAAGTTAGCAACTTAGTGTGATAAGAAGGAGATACAGATGAAGGAAATCAGAGAAGGGCCTTATTTTGTAGGTGCTGAAAagtaacaaatgtttttttcctgaaaatgatgtttgcagcacgtttctaaAAGTAGTGAAAGCACTTTATTTAATGacctttttttctgcatttctCGGAACTGTATCTTTCTTCGTGAAGTCTATAGATGTTCAGTTTACATCGGCTACATGCAAGGGTGCAACTTTCCAGTCATTTGCCTTGTGTATGTACATTTGATTCTAATTTGTTCAGCTCAAGAGTTCAACCTGAGGATGATATTTAAGGCAATGAAACTCATTATTCATCTCTCAATCTGAATACAATCTTCTCTCAGTTCCATTCACTGAGATTAACTCCCTCAAGATATGAGAATAGTCTGGATAGTAAGTTTCATTTATGTCACTTTAGAAACTTTAGTATTCAGTAAAATCAGTTTTAGTTTCCATGTTCTTTTGTGGAATTCATAGTCACAGTGATACTCATTAGATCTGAGCTGTGACCTAACAGAACCTCAGAATGAATTTCCGTCAAATACTTTCAATTTGCAGACACCCATTATTAAACCTgaaatctaataataataaaaaaaaatattacagataTAGAACAGAAAGCAGGCCTAAATTCTCTCCATTTCATTCTGACTCACTTTTTTTCCACTGTACCCACTCACTTGCGTATAGCATTTTTTCTAAACACACATGAATCAAAGACCAAAATATATGGGGCATGTACAATACTGTACAGTAAGTTCTGTACTGTAATAACTGTTAGCGTTGAATACTAGGACACCCTGCTCCACCCAGTTGCACCATCCTGGCTTATTGTTGGAGGTAAGAATTATTAAAGTGGCATCTCTTGCATTATCTGTGCAATTGCTGAAGATGTGCAAGTTGAAGCAAATTTTgcattaaaaagtgttttttgtttttttttttttgtttttttgtttacttgGACAAAATAGTACAGAATAAGTATCTGCCATTTATTGGTTATtggccataacatgaaaataattactGGCTTATCGTATGCATCAGAATTGTACAGCACATCTGTagaattgtacgtagtgcttcTTATCTATGTTACACATTTTAACAAATTTTCCAACATAAACTTTTCTTATCCAGTCACTATCACAGAACTCTTTTAATATCCTAACTAGCTAatgctcttaaaaataaaggttaggTTCAAGCCAAGAGAGATTTTGCAACCTGATGTTAAAGCAGAACCTTTTCAACTT of the Megalobrama amblycephala isolate DHTTF-2021 linkage group LG12, ASM1881202v1, whole genome shotgun sequence genome contains:
- the foxp3a gene encoding forkhead box protein P3a isoform X1 translates to MEFPLTCIIRLTDRPQRLELKIICVLLKKQSHLHLGCPRGMLKNQENRKRSLQWGLVLLQLSPLLSGMHQNGPGIYRGEDNRSSHQHQYQVEDSPTFSSIQMKPGGSSSPLTSAKHMATKVSVAMESDVRGAGSSHIQNSILQQQRASENTSKHFRQHRPSVLRKGNQPFPQVTGCGVHEWVVDTVCKTEPDSDLSDVVPLYNSQSENRLNASASSPQPGSPEHSGKHPYSVPGGYLCVKGQCRWPGCSKSREVFKEYGHFLRHLSTDHAPGDRSVAQLRMQKDKVQLMENQLTAERQKLQAMQLHLFDVKSTSEGGNGVEKPGHLSGLLQPATCQNTNGLYDSERVAADALTQGYWQISTSQVIPGIIPSFEYYKLTNMRPPFTYASMIRWAILESSEKQLTLNEIYHWFTRTFFYFRHNTATWKNAVRHNLSLHKCFVRVEGRKGSVWTVDEEEFLRRKGQKLHRDQDMAWMAPFHLFPLTPQGETYQISGPNGL
- the foxp3a gene encoding forkhead box protein P3a isoform X2, which produces MHQNGPGIYRGEDNRSSHQHQYQVEDSPTFSSIQMKPGGSSSPLTSAKHMATKVSVAMESDVRGAGSSHIQNSILQQQRASENTSKHFRQHRPSVLRKGNQPFPQVTGCGVHEWVVDTVCKTEPDSDLSDVVPLYNSQSENRLNASASSPQPGSPEHSGKHPYSVPGGYLCVKGQCRWPGCSKSREVFKEYGHFLRHLSTDHAPGDRSVAQLRMQKDKVQLMENQLTAERQKLQAMQLHLFDVKSTSEGGNGVEKPGHLSGLLQPATCQNTNGLYDSERVAADALTQGYWQISTSQVIPGIIPSFEYYKLTNMRPPFTYASMIRWAILESSEKQLTLNEIYHWFTRTFFYFRHNTATWKNAVRHNLSLHKCFVRVEGRKGSVWTVDEEEFLRRKGQKLHRDQDMAWMAPFHLFPLTPQGETYQISGPNGL